ggacccaatccaggtagtgtcttggatgggacacccggctttagatgttaggctttgatgcaatgtctgtttggtattaggcccggacataTGGCACGCCTTCGTTAAGTAGATAGGAGTAGCAACGGCGTTGCCAAGATGGGTGGCTTCCggcttattgatgtatcaccttgtatggtctttgtgaataattaataatatggcttCATGCACCGtacagatgtagaggccgggggtatatccttcttttctaaaaaaataaattAAGTTCACTTCCAACTTAAAAAGGGAACCTTTTCTAATGCAGATTACAGAACGATGGTATTTAATATGCCATTCCGATAGGTTATTGTGTACtattccctccatttcaaaatagatgacccagctttatactaattttgtactaaagttagtataaagttaagtcatctattttggaacggaggaagtaataaTGATTGATAAAGGACCTCCAGCTGGTACCTTCATCTTCACAAAATCGTTAAAGAAAGACCGGCCTTAGTGGTTGCATCCAAGTAGTCCGTGTCATCAAATTGTGCAGAATCAAATTCGAACCGAACCAAAGGATCGGAGTAAAGCTGCTACACACAATGAACGATTCCTAACCAAGTGGACGAATAACAACATTTGTTGTCTCTATATATTTTGAGGCTGCAGCTAACTGTACTATATATACACATAGAGGGAGAACTGCTCCATCGTGCTACTTAGTACAACGTACTATACCAATTACCACTAGAGAATACACAGCACGTCAGGTTGACGCCAATGGAGTCGGGGGGAAAAGCACCTTCCGGGCCGCCAAAGGACAAGGAGGCAAAAGCAAAACCGGCGGTGGTGCAGCAGCACCCCAAGCTGCTGATGGCCGCCCGAAAGGGCCACTGGACACCGCTAAATGTTCTTATGGGCAATAGCGGTGCCGGCGCCACTCCGCCGGCGGTTCATGCTGTCCCGCCCGGAGGCCTCATCAACATCGTCATCGATGACGAGCAGGCCGACGTCGTTGATAATTCTGCAACGACGATCACCTTGGACGTGGAGCTGAACAACGTCCTCCATGTCGTGGCGTCCAGTGGAGACGGTGACGAGTTCCTGGAGAGCGCGAGGGGCATCTACTGCAAGGCCAAGCACCTCCTGGACGCACGCAACAANNNNNNNNNNNNNNNNNNNNNNNNNNNNNNNNNNNNNNNNNNNNNNNNNNNNNNNNNNNNNNNNNNNNNNNNNNNNNNNNNNNNNNNNNNNNNNNNNNNNNNNNNNNNNNNNNNNNNNNNNNNNNNNNNNNNNNNNNNNNNNNNNNNNNNNNNNNNNNNNNNNNNNNNNNNNNNNNNNNNNNNNNNNNNNNNNNNNNNNNNNNNNNNNNNNNNNNNNNNNNNNNNNNNNNNNNNNNNNNNNNNNNNNNNNNNNNNNNNNNNNNNNNNNNNNNNNNNNNNNNNNNNNNNNNNNNNNNNNNNNNNNNNNNNNNNNNNNNNNNNNNNNNNNNNNNNNNNNNNNNNNNNNNNNNNNNNNNNNNNNNNNNNNNNNNNNNNNNNNNNNNNNNNNNNNNNNNNNNNNNNNNNNNNNNNNNNNNNNNNNNNNNNNNNNNNNNNNNNNNNNNNNNNNNNNNNNNNNNNNNNNNNNNNNNNNNNNNNNNNNNNNNNNNNNNNNNNNNNNNNNNNNNNNNNNNNNNNNNNNNNNNNNNNNNNNNNNNNNNNNNNNNNNNNNNNNNNNNNNNNNNNNNNNNNNNNNNNNNNNNNNNNNNNNNNNNNNNNNNNNNNNNNNNNNNNNNNNNNNNNNNNNNNNNNNNNNNNNNNNNNNNNNNNNNNNNNNNNNNNNNNNNNNNNNNNNNNNNNNNNNNNNNNNNNNNNNNNNNNNNNNNNNNNNNNNNNNNNNNNNNNNNNNNNNNNNNNNNNNNNNNNNNNNNNNNNNNNNNNNNNNNNNNNNNNNNNNNNNNNNNNNNNNNNNNNNNNNNNNNNNNNNNNNNNNNNNNNNNNNNNNNNNNNNNNNNNNNNNNNNNNNNNNNNNNNNNNNNNNNNNNNNNNNNNNNNNNNNNNNNNNNNNNNNNNNNNNNNNNNNNNNNNNNNNNNNNNNNNNNNNNNNNNNNNNNNNNNNNNNNNNNNNNNNNNNNNNNNNNNNNNNNNNNNNNNNNNNNNNNNNNNNNNNNNNNNNNNNNNNNNNNNNNNNNNNNNNNNNNNNNNNNNNNNNNNNNNNNNNNNNNNNNNNNNNNNNNNNNNNNNNNNNNNNNNNNNNNNNNNNNNNNNNNNNNNNNNNNNNNNNNNNNNNNNNNNNNNNNNNNNNNNNNNNNNNNNNNNNNNNNNNNNNNNNNNNNNNNNNNNNNNNNNNNNNNNNNNNNNNNNNNNNNNNNNNNNNNNNNNNNNNNNNNNNNNNNNNNNNNNNNNNNNNNNNNNNNNNNNNNNNNNNNNNNNNNNNNNNNNNNNNNNNNNNNNNNNNNNNNNNNNNNNNNNNNNNNNNNNNNNNNNNNNNNNNNNNNNNNNNNNNNNNNNNNNNNNNNNNNNNNNNNNNNNNNNNNNNNNNNNNNNNNNNNNNNNNNNNNNNNNNNNNNNNNNNNNNNNNNNNNNNNNNNNNNNNNNNNNNNNNNNNNNNNNNNNNNNNNNNNNNNNNNNNNNNNNNNNNNNNNNNNNNNNNNNNNNNNNNNNNNNNNNNNNNNNNNNNNNNNNNNNNNNNNNNNNNNNNNNNNNNNNNNNNNNNNNNNNNNNNNNNNNNNNNNNNNNNNNNNNNNNNNNNNNNNNNNNNNNNNNNNNNNNNNNNNNNNNNNNNNNNNNNNNNNNNNNNNNNNNNNNNNNNNNNNNNNNNNNNNNNNNNNNNNNNNNNNNNNNNNNNNNNNNNNNNNNNNNNNNNNNNNNNNNNNNNNNNNNNNNNNNNNNNNNNNNNNNNNNNNNNNNNNNNNNNNNNNNNNNNNNNNNNNNNNNNNNNNNNNNNNNNNNNNNNNNNNNNNNNNNNNNNNNNNNNNNNNNNNNNNNNNNNNNNNNNNNNNNNNNNNNNNNNNNNNNNNNNNNNNNNNNNNNNNNNNNNNNNNNNNNNNNNNNNNNNNNNNNNNNNNNNNNNNNNNNNNNNNNNNNNNNNNNNNNNNNNNNNNNNNNNNNNNNNNNNNNNNNNNNNNNNNNNNNNNNNNNNNNNNNNNNNNNNNNNNNNNNNNNNNNNNNNNNNNNNNNNNNNNNNNNNNNNNNNNNNNNNNNNNNNNNNNNNNNNNNNNNNNNNNNNNNNNNNNNNNNNNNNNNNNNNNNNNNNNNNNNNNNNNNNNNNNNNNNNNNNNNNNNNNNNNNNNNNNNNNNNNNNNNNNNNNNNNNNNNNNNNNNNNNNNNNNNNNNNNNNNNNNNNNNNNNNNNNNNNNNNNNNNNNNNNNNNNNNNNNNNNNNNNNNNNNNNNNNNNNNNNNNNNNNNNNNNNNNNNNNNNNNNNNNNNNNNNNNNNNNNNNNNNNNNNNNNNNNNNNNNNNNNNNNNNNNNNNNNNNNNNNNNNNNNNNNNNNNNNNNNNNNNNNNNNNNNNNNNNNNNNNNNNNNNNNNNNNNNNNNNNNNNNNNNNNNNNNNNNNNNNNNNNNNNNNNNNNNNNNNNNNNNNNNNNNNNNNNNNNNNNNNNNNNNNNNNNNNNNNNNNNNNNNNNNNNNNNNNNNNNNNNNNNNNNNNNNNNNNNNNNNNNNNNNNNNNNNNNNNNNNNNNNNNNNNNNNNNNNNNNNNNNNNNNNNNNNNNNNNNNNNNNNNNNNNNNNNNNNNNNNNNNNNNNNNNNNNNNNNNNNNNNNNNNNNNNNNNNNNNNNNNNNNNNNNNNNNNNNNNNNNNNNNNNNNNNNNNNNNNNNNNNNNNNNNNNNNNNNNNNNNNNNNNNNNNNNNNNNNNNNNNNNNNNNNNNNNNNNNNNNNNNNNNNNNNNNNNNNNNNNNNNNNNNNNNNNNNNNNNNNNNNNNNNNNNNNNNNNNNNNNNNNNNNNNNNNNNNNNNNNNNNNNNNNNNNNNNNNNNNNNNNNNNNNNNNNNNNNNNNNNNNNNNNNNNNNNNNNNNNNNNNNNNNNNNNNNNNNNNNNNNNNNNNNNNNNNNNNNNNNNNNNNNNNNNNNNNNNNNNNNNNNNNNNNNNNNNNNNNNNNNNNNNNNNNNNNNNNNNNNNNNNNNNNNNNNNNNNNNNNNNNNNNNNNNNNNNNNNNNNNNNNNNNNNNNNNNNNNNNNNNNNNNNNNNNNNNNNNNNNNNNNNNNNNNNNNNNNNNNNNNNNNNNNNNNNNNNNNNNNNNNNNNNNNNNNNNNNNNNNNNNNNACAAGGGGTCATTCCCCATACATGAGGCGGTTAAGGAAAAGCAAGTCAGTGTAGTTTGCACCTTGCTCAAAATTTGCCCGGACTGCGCCCAGCTACGTGATGCCGAGGGCAAGACCTTCCTCCATGTAGCTGCCAAACAAGGCTACGCAAAACTATTTCCTCCTGTTTTACAGGTTTTATTACAAGAAAAGCAGATGTTTGCAGCCATCATGAATATGCAGGATGATGATGGCAACACTGGGTTGCACCTTGCTGTCGAGGCCGGAATTTTAGAAACTGTGTGCTTTTTACTGTGGGACAAGGAAGTTATGTTAAATTTATCAAATAACGAGAGGGAAACTGCACTGGATCTTTCACAGCGCATGCGGACCCCAGGTGTCCTTTTTGGTTTGGTATGTGATCTAACTCCCTTAATGATGGGACCTGCATTACTTTATAGTATGCCTATGTTATTTAATTGAAATTTTATTTTAGAATAATAATAATCATAGCAAATATAGTTACACTATTTCAATAGATTTTGTATATAAATAGTCGTTGTTAGAAAAGTTTGAGTGCATGAATCTAAGAAGTTATATATATTTCAGAATGGAATCATATAAAAGGCAGTTTATTTTATGTAGTTAATTTTATCATAGCTTTTTTTGGCTAAAGATGCCTAATCCTAAGACTTTAGTCATACGTTTAATGTAAACTCCATCTTTAACAAATGAGTCTTACTGATTGCCACCCCGCTATAGATCTCACCCCCATTGGTAGGAGGAGCCCCTCCGTATCCATTGGTAGAAATTAAAGGACCACCTGGCAACTTTGGGCATTGCTACTCGCTCCTTTTAGTTTTTTTGTCTCTAAGAAAAAACTTGTGGTGCTTTGTGATCACTACGTTCACGTAAAGGAGACCTTGGACAAGTCATCTATTGTTCTTCTCCTAGCTCTTCTAGATGATATTTTCTCGGTAAACTAATATAAGAAGTCATATAAAatatgtaaactaatataagacattttagatcaCTTATTGTCTCTAGAAAAAAACTTGTGGTGCTCTGTGACCACTACGTTCacatagggcgtgtttggttgcgtGGGTGCATCtgtcatgtattgcatgaaggagCTTGGCTGGGGCTGGCCTGGTTTAGCTCATGCAAAAATGGGTTgaaatgtgtgtttggtgtactGCATGAGACGAGACAGGCTCAGCTCAGATTTTGTTTGGTTTGTTGCATGTGTGGTTGCATGAGAGATGCAGCATACAACATATGTTGTTTGGTAGGTTGTATGATGTGAAATTTGACTCTAGGGTGCTTGTTCATGTATGTAaaataattagaatataattttaGTGACATGCACTCCAGACTAGATATCTTTGCTGATTGAAGTAATAAAAGAATATATATTCACATGTCTTCAAAATTGCAGAGATGATTTAAGTAAGAAAAACAAAAATTTAGCAACATGTTTGCTGTTTGTACAAGTATATAAGCAGTTTATATACACATAAGCAATTGATGGCACAAAATAGCTAAAGAAATGCATCAGGATAATAGAGAGTGCACATAAATCAGGTATCCAGTGCAAGTACACCTTAAGAGTCCACATATTTTAGAGCCACAAATTCATATGATCCATATTACAGTCCAACACATCCTAGAGTTCACATATTAGATAGCCACAAATTCATATTGTCCACATTACAGTCCAACAAAGGAACATAACATAAGGTCCATGTTACATTCCTTCGCATATATATATAGGGGCATGGTTTTTCTGACCAAATACAATAAAATATGGTCAGCTTCGTTAGGTGAATTAGCACATATTTGCTCACACTCCACCCTTGGGCACTTCATCGCTAGTCACAGGCACTCCATCCTTTGGCAGTCCATCCTTGGGCACGGGCACTCCACCGTTGACCTTGGGAGGTGGTGCATGACCCAGCGAGTGCGACGAGTCTCCGACATTTGCACGAATGAGTGACTCCTAGCCCTGTTGGCATTCTCGTTGAGATAATCCAAGACAATCAACAGATCATCCTCGGTAAAACCAGGGAGCTCCATGACAGCATCATAAAGTTCAGGATGTGCCTCTCCAATGGACTTGATAGCAATAGCAACTTCACGGACAGCTTCGGACATGTTGCTCATGACCAAAACTTCTTCTTCACTCATCAAGCTAGCCCTTTTCCTTTTGCCAGTGGAGCTAGAAGCATCCTTACATGGTTCCTTCCCATGAGCAGCAGCAGCTTCCCCATGAGCAGCAGCAGTGTCACTCAATCCAGGTTCATTCCCATCAACAACAAATTCAGAACCACAAGCTTCAAGGTTTACAAATGAGGAGGAGGTTCCCACCATTGAAGGAACCCCAAAAGCCTTGGACAAGTCGCCTACTGTTCTTCTCCTAGCTCTTCTAGATGCTATtctctctgtaaactaatataagaagtgatataaaatatgtaaactaatataagacattttagatcaCTTACTAGAACAATGAACGTGCGTTACAACGAGATATAAAATATTTGTGTTAGCTTTTGATTTAACTGTTCATAataatgtgattgtgtaaataaatgtttaccAAATTCTGCCCAtaaattaccttatattttgatcagaagtttggtaagtaaattaaagtgaaatTGGTTCAGAAGGTAAATAAATTAAGTTGATTCATTATCATAAAGGGAATgttggacgaaggggtggtggAAAGAAATGTGAAATGGGAATcttacattctttttaagtagtatagACATTAGTTTACAAAGGAAGTAGTTATGTTGCCAAATCTGGTTGTCAACACCTTTATGCACATGGAAACAAATTCTCTGCAGATATATTAGAAGACTGTTGTTGAATACTATCACGTTAATTActatctttctttctttttgcaggGCCGACGGGTTTCGATCCACAAACTTTTAGTGCATGCTGATGCTCAGTACGGTGTTCATAGTAAAACCCGCATCCCTGAACTAAATGAGGAGAAGGAAGAAAAAAGGATCTCGGATTCGACACAGACCATTGGGGTTGTGTCAGCGCTACTCGTGACGATTTCCTTTGCGGTAGCTTTCACCATACCCGGAGGCTATCGAACAGATGATGACCCTAAGGTCGATAATATTAAGGGCGGCATGCCGGTGCTTGTCACAAGCCACTCTCTTCAGGCATTCATTATCGCCAACAACCTGGCGTTGCTCTGCTCCGCCATGGCCACCATCAGCCTCATGTACGCCGGAGTGACCACTGTCGACATCAGCATGCGCATGAAAGCCTTCgtcatgtccatcttctt
This window of the Triticum aestivum cultivar Chinese Spring chromosome 5D, IWGSC CS RefSeq v2.1, whole genome shotgun sequence genome carries:
- the LOC123120233 gene encoding protein ACCELERATED CELL DEATH 6 is translated as MESGGKAPSGPPKDKEAKAKPAVVQQHPKLLMAARKGHWTPLNVLMGNSGAGATPPAVHAVPPGGLINIVIDDEQADVVDNSATTITLDVELNNVLHVVASSGDGDEFLESARGIYCKAKHLLDGSFPIHEAVKEKQVSVVCTLLKICPDCAQLRDAEGKTFLHVAAKQGYAKLFPPVLQVLLQEKQMFAAIMNMQDDDGNTGLHLAVEAGILETVCFLLWDKEVMLNLSNNERETALDLSQRMRTPGVLFGLGRRVSIHKLLVHADAQYGVHSKTRIPELNEEKEEKRISDSTQTIGVVSALLVTISFAVAFTIPGGYRTDDDPKVDNIKGGMPVLVTSHSLQAFIIANNLALLCSAMATISLMYAGVTTVDISMRMKAFVMSIFFLNSSARTLAAAFALGMYATLVPAAGAAVTLTVIGTTITLLDVAWFTYMTSKDQLVLRKRMGVGVALKWFALLVLRGVLACLWPYVIIGGFLAYITLWSK